A window of Acidimicrobiales bacterium genomic DNA:
CGGAAAGCGCCGGGTCCTCCCGCAGCACCACCCCGCCCCGAACGGCCGCCGCCAGGGTGCGGGCCTGGGCCAGGGCGCCCTTCGCATAGGAGACGACCGAGGCGGTGTGGCCGAACGACGGGCCCGTGCTGTAGCTGGTCACCGTGAACCCCGCCGCCCGCAGGGACGCCGCCGCCCGGGCCGCCTGACCGGGCACACCGGACCCGTTCAGCACCTGGACGCGCACCGACGCCGGGACCAGCGTCGTGGTGGTCGCGCCGCCCTGGGCCGGGGTGGATGTCGGCGCCCCGTAGCTCTCCCACGCCGCGATGGCCTGCTGGTCGGGACCGGGCTCGGGCAGCAGCACGTCGCCCAGTGAGCCGTAGCCGCTGACCGCCCGGTACGGCAGGGTCCAGCTCGGGATCTGTGACGGGTTGAGCGCCATGAACTGCAGCGCCAGGTGGAGGATGTCCGACGAGCTCAGGCCGGAGTCGACGGTCAGGTCGTTCACGGCGTGGTTGATCAGGGCGTTGGCCGTCAGGGGGTTGTGCTTCGAGTCGTGGACCGCCTTGCTGGCCAGGGCGCGCAGGAACTCGTGCTGACGGACGATGCGCCCGATGTCGCCGGTGCCCTCGGAGTGCCAGTACCCGTCCTTGTAGTACCGGTAGTAGCGGCTCCGCACGAACGCCAGGGCGGTGTTCCCGTCCAACATGTGCTGGCCGGCGGTGGGAATGCTCAACCCCGACTCGTTGGCGTAGCCGGGCGGGGGAGAGCCGTCCTTCACCGGGTACGGGAAGTTCATGCACACCCCGCCGACCGCGTCGGTCAGGTTCATCAGCCCGGTGAAGTCGACCGCGGCGTAATGGTTGATCGTTATCCCGAAGTTCTGGGTGATGGTCTCGATGAGCTGGCTGGGGCCGGTGTTGAAGGCGTCGTTGATCTTGGCGGAGTGGCCGGTGCCCGCCAGCTTCACCAGGGTGTCACGGGGAATCGACATCATGGCGGCCTTGGACGTGCGCGGATCGATGTGCAGGAGGATGATCACGTCGCTGCGCTGGCCCGCCACCAGTGACGAGCTCCCGAAGTGGCTGGCGGCGCCGGCCGGCTGGCCGGTCCGGCTGTCCGAGCCGGTGAGGAGGATGTTCTCCGGCTCCGAGATCGCCTGGGCCTGGATCCCGTTCACCGGCACCCGGCGGATCTTGTCGAGACGGTTACGGATGTACAGGTAGCCGCCTCCGGCCACCACCGCCGCCAGCACGACCAGGACGATCAGGCCGATCAGCACCCGCTTCGGCCAGCGGCGGCGGCGCTCGGCCGGCTCCGCCGGGCCCTCGGGCAGGGTTGTCCCCGGCGGCGGGGTCCCCGGCGGCGCGAGCGTGTCGTCGATCGGCACATCCTAAAGAGGCCGGGATGCTGTGAACCGGCAGCGGCTGGGGATAAAAGGGACGTGGCCGCGCCCCGGACGGACGAGCAGGGCGGCCGGCCGGGCCCCCGGCTCGCCCGGCCCCATCTGGCCCTCGCCACCCTGTCCCTCGTCCTGTTCCTCACCTTCCTCGACAACACCGTGG
This region includes:
- a CDS encoding LCP family protein encodes the protein MPIDDTLAPPGTPPPGTTLPEGPAEPAERRRRWPKRVLIGLIVLVVLAAVVAGGGYLYIRNRLDKIRRVPVNGIQAQAISEPENILLTGSDSRTGQPAGAASHFGSSSLVAGQRSDVIILLHIDPRTSKAAMMSIPRDTLVKLAGTGHSAKINDAFNTGPSQLIETITQNFGITINHYAAVDFTGLMNLTDAVGGVCMNFPYPVKDGSPPPGYANESGLSIPTAGQHMLDGNTALAFVRSRYYRYYKDGYWHSEGTGDIGRIVRQHEFLRALASKAVHDSKHNPLTANALINHAVNDLTVDSGLSSSDILHLALQFMALNPSQIPSWTLPYRAVSGYGSLGDVLLPEPGPDQQAIAAWESYGAPTSTPAQGGATTTTLVPASVRVQVLNGSGVPGQAARAAASLRAAGFTVTSYSTGPSFGHTASVVSYAKGALAQARTLAAAVRGGVVLREDPALS